In one window of Episyrphus balteatus chromosome 3, idEpiBalt1.1, whole genome shotgun sequence DNA:
- the LOC129914104 gene encoding dnaJ homolog subfamily A member 4 codes for MVKETGYYDLLGVKPNASPEELKKAYRKLALKYHPDKNPNEGEKFKAISQAYEVLSDTDKRQIYDEGGESAIKKGGNDTGDMRNPMDFFEKFFGGGFGTGGGVRRRERRGKDVIHQMGVQLEEIYNGTTRKLALQKNVICDKCEGRGGKKGSIEKCTQCRGNGYETRIQQIGPGVVQQIEQVCRKCLGQGEIISEKDRCKQCNGRKTVRERKVLEVHIEKGMRDGQKIVFAGEGDHEPDLQPGDIIILLEEKEHAVFRRLGDDLTLKMPIQLVEALCGFQRVIKTLDNRDLVITSPPGEVIKHQQAKCIMEEGVPHYKNPMEKGRLIIQFEVIFPDTLPIAVLPALEQCLPPRQEVAIPIDAEVVTLEELDPHVNHRQHNHPAYEEDEDCYHQGGPRIQQCSTN; via the exons atggTGAAAGAAACCGGTTACTATGATCTGCTTGGTGTAAAGCCCAATGCATCCCCCGAAGAGTTAAAGAAAGCCTACAGAAAACTTGCCCTCAAATACCACCCCGACAAGAACCCAAATGAGGGAGAGAAATTCAAGGCCATTTCTCAGGCATACGAAGTTCTCTCAGACACCGACAAACGTCAAATCTACGACGAAGGTGGTGAATCAGCCATCAAGAAGGGAGGCAATGACACTGGTGATATGCGCAATCCAATGGACTTCTTCGAGAAGTTCTTTGGTGGTGGCTTTGGAACCGGTGGGGGTGTCAGACGACGAGAGCGTCGAGGCAAGGATGTCATTCATCAAATGGGTGTCCAATTGGAAGAGATTTACAATGGAACAACACGTAAACTCGCTCTGCAGAAGAACGTAATTTGTGACAAGTGTGAGGGACGTGGTGGCAAGAAGGGATCAATTGAAAAATGTACACAGTGCCGAGGTAACGGTTACGAGACCCGCATTCAACAGATTGGACCCGGTGTGGTGCAACAGATTGAACAAGTCTGCCGCAAATGTTTGGGTCAGGGTGAGATTATTTCAGAAAAGGATCGTTGCAAACAGTGTAACGGCCGCAAGACCGTTCGCGAACGCAAAGTCTTGGAAGTACACATCGAGAAGGGCATGCGCGATGGCCAGAAGATTGTCTTTGCTGGTGAAGGTGATCATGAACCAGATTTGCAACCCGGCGATATCATTATTCTGTTGGAAGAGAAGGAACATGCTGTATTTAGACGCTTGGGTGAcgatttaacattgaaaatgccCATTCAGTTGGTAGAGGCTTTGTGCGGATTCCAACGTGTCATCAAGACATTAGACAATCGTGATTTGGTTATCACTTCGCCACCCGGTGAGGTTATAAAGCACCAGCAAGCCAAGTGCATTATGGAAGAGGGTGTGCCACACTATAAAAATCCAATGGAAAAAGGTCGATTGATCATTCAGTTTGAGGTGATCTTCCCCGACACACTACCAATTGCTGTGCTTCCAGCTTTAGAGCAGTGCTTACCACCAAGGCAAGAAGTAGCTATTCCAATTGACGCCGAAGTTGTTACTTTG GAGGAACTTGATCCACATGTTAACCATCGCCAGCATAATCATCCAGCTTACGAAGAGGACGAGGATTGCTACCATCAAGGTGGTCCAAGAATACAACAATGTTCAACCAATTAA
- the LOC129915317 gene encoding WD repeat-containing protein 36 gives MSNKSSKIFRRNRSLGYVSNQVPALIRYIQRRKDNIITTCIGRSFQVYTSNKFRLLHVSNIHPDDITCMANDRQHVYTAADKTIFAWRQGKHINHTYKGHTKNVHLMLPFRQHLIAIDGDNVMKVWDINTEEVYLEIPFSKEDFLITAIAHPPTYINKIILGSQSGELKLWNLRENRLVYTFAGFGSKVTCITPAPAIDVAAIGHKDGTTVLLNLKFDEVLMQFKQDWGPVNGISFRTDGQPIMVTTSTHGNAVFWNLEEKKVSNQMKVHETSVTTTICFPNEPLLLTTSPDNSMKLWLFDAPDGSARLLRIRSGHQAPPLCIRYHGNKGESILSSGEDSSLRVFSTVSETLNKSMGKASYNREKSKKRGHLQTDILTMPPIKEFTTEVTREEEWDNIAAIHSGIIQTTTWSFHKGKMGTHRLVPRQFHSKIRKDFTAETTCVVLTHCGNFVIIGYSSGHVERFNIQSGIHRASYGAPDTAHKKPVRGVACDNLNQFIVSGCSEGLLKFWSFKGNVKEPNKIIKLPDGVTLMRSHRESAMVCVAMENYDMYVVDSDTKVIVRKFKGHTSKINDVTFSPDSRWLLSASMDSTIKVWDIPSSYMIDHFKVERPCVSLTMSPTGDFLATAHVNFLGIFLWSNKMLFNHISLRSINPYDEAPYVDLPSSVVDEVSLETAIEELNVDSEEGEAIDLNYESPSQLSKDMITMSGVAESRWQNLLDLDIIKKRNKPKAAPKAPKQAPFFLPTVAGIDLKFDVSGATAEDENSKMLIPSNFNNLTTLAKLLEDTITTGIYTNCVEYLKKLGPSMIDFEIKSLHPIGGGSYKSMTQFLKTISYMLSTNCDFELSQAYLSVFLKSHGTSLVDRIEILEALKEVEEEQKKSWEILEKSFLYGLGVVSALRNYVI, from the exons atgtcAAATAAAAGTAGTAAAATATTTCGTCGTAATCGATCCCTTGGCTATGTTAGCAATCAAGTTCCTGCTTTAATTCGTTACATACAACGTCGCAAGGACAACATCATTACCACATGCATTGGTCGTTCCTTCCAAGTGTACACTTCCAATAAATTTCGTTTGTTACATGTGAGTAATATCCATCCTGATGACATTACTTGCATGGCCAATGATCGTCAGCATGTTTACACTGCTGCTGACAAAACGATCTTTGCTTGGCGACAAGGAAAACACATTAATCACACTTATAAAGGTCACACTAAAAATGTCCACTTGATGTTGCCCTTCCGGCAACATCTCATTGCAATTGATGGAGATAATGTCATGAAAGTGTGGGACATTAATACGGAAGAGGTTTACTTGGAGATTCCTTTTTCCAAGGAAGACTTTCTTATTACCGCCATTGCACATCCACCGACttatattaataaaatcatTCTCGGAAGCCAATCGGGCGAGTTAAAATTGTGGAACTTGCGAGAGAATCGATTGGTTTATACCTTTGCTGGGTTTGGAAGCAAAGTCACTTGTATAACTCCCGCTCCAGCTATCGATGTGGCAGCTATTGGCCATAAAGATGGTACAACTGTTTTGTTGAACTTGAAATTCGATGAGGTTCTTATGCAATTCAAACAGGATTGGGGTCCGGTGAATGGAATATCATTCCGAACGGATGGACAGCCAATAATGGTAACTACTAGCACCCATGGCAATGCTGTATTTTGGAATCTTGAAGAGAAAAAG GTTTCCAATCAAATGAAAGTTCATGAGACTTCAGTTACCACAACAATCTGCTTCCCAAATGAACCCCTTCTCTTGACAACTTCTCCGGATAACTCAATGAAATTGTGGCTTTTCGATGCACCCGATGGAAGTGCTCGACTTTTGAGAATACGCTCGGGACATCAAGCACCACCGCTTTGTATTCGATACCATGGGAATAAGGGAGAATCCATTCTTTCGTCAGGTGAAGATAGTTCATTGAGAGTTTTCAGTACTGTGAGTGAAACACTAAACAAGAGTATGGGAAAAGCCAGTTATAATCGAGAGAAATCTAAGAAGAGAG GCCACTTACAAACGGATATTTTAACAATGCCTCCAATTAAGGAATTCACTACAGAAGTAACAAGAGAAGAGGAATGGGATAATATTGCAGCAATACACTCGGGAATTATTCAAACTACCACATGGTCTTTCCATAAAGGCAAAATGGGCACACACAGACTCGTTCCAAGACAGTTTCATAGTAAAATTCGAAAAGACTTTACAGCTGAGACTACTTGTGTGGTTTTGACACATTGTGGAAATTTTGTTATAATtg gtTACTCCAGCGGCCATGTTGAACGTTTCAACATTCAGTCAGGCATACATCGTGCAAGTTATGGAGCACCAGATACAGCTCATAAAAAACCTGTAAGAGGAGTTGCTTGTGACAATTTAAACCAATTTATTGTCTCTGGTTGTAGTGAGGGTCTATTGAAATTCTGGAGCTTTAAAGGAAATG TTAAGGaaccaaataaaattataaaactacCCGATGGCGTTACCTTAATGCGTTCACATCGTGAAAGTGCCATGGTATGTGTGGCGATGGAAAACTATGACATGTATGTTGTTGATTCCGATACAAAGGTGATAGTTAGGAAATTCAAAGGACACACTTCTAAAATCAACGATGTTACATTCAGTCCTGACAGTCGTTGGTTGTTGAGTGCGTCAATGGATTCAACTATAAAAGTTTGGGATATACCTTCCTCGTACATGATTGATCATTTCAAAGTAGAACGACCATGTGTGTCATTGACGATGTCTCCAACCGGAGACTTCTTGGCAACAGCACACGTCAACTTTTTGGGCATTTTCCTTTGGTCCAACAAAATGCTCTTCAATCATATATCATTGCGATCTATCAATCCCTACGATGAAGCTCCATATGTTGATCTACCATCAAGCGTAGTCGATGAAGTCAGTTTAGAGACTGCCATTGAGGAGCTCAATGTCGATAGCGAAGAAGGAGAAGCAATCGACTTGAACTACGAAAGCCCAAGCCAACTTTCTAAAGATATGATAACTATGTCAGGTGTGGCGGAATCTCGCTGGCAAAATCTTCTTGACCTTGATATCATCAAGAAACGCAATAAACCCAAGGCAGCACCAAAAGCTCCTAAACAAGCACCTTTCTTCCTTCCCACAGTCGCTGGtatcgacttgaaattcgaTGTGTCTGGTGCAACTGCCGAAGATGAAAACTCTAAAATGCTAATACCTTCGAATTTTAACAACTTGACAACACTTGCAAAACTTCTAGAAGACACAATAACAACCGGCATATACACCAATTGTGTAGAATACTTAAAAAAGCTTGGACCATCGATGATTGATTTCGAAATTAAGTCTTTGCATCCAATTGGTGGTGGGTCATATAAATCAATGACGCAATTCCTTAAAACAATTAGCTATATGCTGTCTACAAATTGCGATTTCGAGCTAAGTCAAGCCTATTTGAGTGTTTTTCTTAAATCACATGGCACATCGCTTGTTGATAGGATTGAGATTCTCGAAGCACTCAAAGAAGTTGAAGAAGAACAAAAGAAAAGTTGGGAGATTTtagaaaaatcgtttttatatGGACTAGGGGTGGTCTCAGCATTGAGAAATTATGTTATATGA
- the LOC129914322 gene encoding neuropeptide CCHamide-2, whose product MKQSISFFFVLVCTVVLAAQESQAKKGCNAYGHACYGGHGKRSLGTVSDEIHPDAILQMFPSEEGSEINPYPRYRLIKFMRQLLGGRTRQQLASDRLNEMDYALSSSEAFKDNSMN is encoded by the exons ATGAAGCAATCAATATCGTTCTTTTTTGTGTTAGTATGCACCGTAGTTTTGGCAGCACAAGAGAGTCAAGCTAAAA AGGGTTGTAACGCATACGGTCATGCATGCTATGGTGGACATGGTAAACGTTCATTGGGAACAGTTTCAGATGAAATTCATCCCGATGCAATTCTACAGATGTTCCCCAGTGAGGAAGGAAGTGAAATCAATCCATATCCAAGATATCgtttgataaaattcatgagACAATTA CTTGGTGGACGTACAAGACAACAACTTGCATCCGATCGTCTCAACGAAATGGATTATGCTCTAAGTTCCAGCGAAGCTTTTAAGGACAACTCAATGAATTAA